Proteins encoded by one window of Vitis riparia cultivar Riparia Gloire de Montpellier isolate 1030 chromosome 11, EGFV_Vit.rip_1.0, whole genome shotgun sequence:
- the LOC117925185 gene encoding uncharacterized protein LOC117925185 has translation MYCNFTKCQAFPLAIRVSSQPICFRKFHTLKTQFLPIGFHPKPSQNPILVKCATLSCGFGCKPHENSHSLKSTGILIELHHKALEKGTTRRPRSVSCGFRLKNVVQSYNFLRGRSFSSSYSVRVVGGSAAMRTGKALPWLTAKGAKERKSSDKVVNLKNNQSYREKSAKRSEKVTTAETSRSSWEESAERFGKNHSSRELLPKNGTLRVGTEGSKNIMVDMVESQKNGYMERDESAEEEMEVIDDPRWDKIKNRYTETGDVKGRYERPELRRWNKQENWGRKTWKEATESTIPKIVGEGIYGVGPVLAALSAGRREFYALYVQEGLDLSGNNRKKKDKKGFEKVLKLAEKIGLSIKDLSKHDLNMVVDNRPHQGLVLDASPLEMVKIKELDPVLTEGEKGPLWVALDEVTDPQNLGAIIRSAYFFGVSGVVLCAKNSAPLSGVVSKASAGSLELMELRFCKNMMQFLTSSAENGWQVLGGSVSPRAIPLNEISPGAPTILVLGSEGTGLRPLVERSCTQLIRIPGNIPVHVTAGEVEDVDTSEMDRRCLTEDFQSFLAVESLNVSVAAGVLLHHLVGNSYDNNCLLGDKQVDALQ, from the coding sequence ATGTACTGTAATTTCACAAAGTGCCAGGCATTTCCCTTGGCCATTAGGGTTTCATCACAGCCCATATGCTTCCGAAAATTCCACACATTGAAAACCCAGTTCTTGCCAATTGGATTTCATCCAAAACCCTCACAAAACCCCATTTTGGTGAAATGCGCAACCCTCTCATGTGGGTTTGGTTGCAAACCCCATGAGAACTCCCATTCGTTGAAATCCACTGGGATTTTGATTGAGTTGCATCATAAAGCCCTTGAAAAGGGCACAACAAGAAGACCCAGAAGCGTTTCCTGTGGATTTCGTCTCAAAAATGTTGTGCaaagttacaattttttaaGAGGTAGAAGTTTTTCGAGTTCATATTCTGTGAGAGTTGTTGGGGGCAGTGCTGCAATGAGAACTGGGAAAGCACTTCCTTGGTTAACAGCAAAGGGagctaaggaaaggaaaagctcagACAAAGTggtgaatttgaaaaataatcagTCTTATCGGGAGAAATCAGCTAAAAGGTCAGAGAAAGTGACAACTGCAGAAACTAGTCGCTCTTCCTGGGAGGAATCAGCAGAAAGATTTGGGAAAAATCACAGTTCAAGGGAGCTTCTTCCAAAAAATGGTACACTTAGAGTGGGGACTGAGGGAAGTAAGAATATAATGGTAGACATGGTAGAGAGTCAGAAAAATGGTTATATGGAGAGAGATGAAAGTGCTGAAGAAGAAATGGAGGTTATTGACGATCCAAGATGGGATAAGATTAAGAATAGGTATACGGAAACTGGGGATGTCAAAGGCAGATATGAGAGACCAGAATTACGAAGGTGGAATAAGCAGGAAAATTGGGGTAGAAAGACATGGAAAGAAGCTACTGAATCAACCATACCTAAGATTGTTGGTGAAGGAATTTATGGGGTTGGTCCTGTTCTCGCTGCATTGTCTGCTGGAAGAAGAGAATTTTATGCATTGTATGTTCAAGAAGGATTGGATTTGAGTGGTAATAATAGGAAGAAGAAGGACAAGAAAGGGTTTGAGAAGGTTTTGAAGCTAGCAGAAAAAATTGGTTTAAGCATTAAAGACTTATCAAAGCATGATCTCAATATGGTTGTTGATAACCGACCCCATCAGGGACTGGTGCTAGATGCTTCTCCATTGGAGATggtaaaaataaaggaattggaCCCTGTTTTAACTGAGGGAGAGAAGGGTCCCTTATGGGTAGCACTGGATGAGGTTACAGATCCTCAGAATTTGGGGGCAATTATTCGGTCTGCTTACTTTTTTGGAGTTTCAGGGGTGGTATTATGTGCAAAGAACTCAGCTCCATTGAGTGGCGTTGTGAGCAAAGCAAGTGCAGGCTCCCTCGAGTTGATGGAGCTCAGGTTTTGCAAGAATATGATGCAGTTCTTAACATCATCTGCTGAAAATGGTTGGCAGGTTCTTGGAGGCTCAGTATCTCCAAGAGCAATTCCTTTGAATGAGATTTCACCTGGTGCACCCACAATTCTTGTTTTGGGCAGTGAGGGCACTGGGTTGAGACCTTTGGTGGAGAGGTCATGTACTCAGTTAATTAGGATCCCTGGAAACATTCCAGTGCATGTAACTGCAGGAGAAGTTGAAGATGTGGATACCTCAGAGATGGATCGTAGGTGCTTGACTGAAGACTTCCAGTCCTTTTTGGCAGTTGAGAGTTTGAATGTCAGTGTTGCTGCTGGAGTGCTTCTTCACCATTTGGTTGGGAATAGCTATGATAACAATTGCCTCTTAGGCGATAAGCAAGTCGATGCACTTCAATGA
- the LOC117925186 gene encoding mitochondrial import inner membrane translocase subunit TIM17-2-like: MGTPETSREPCPDRILDDVGGAFGMGAVGGSAFHFLKGIYNSPKGERLIGGSQAVRMNAPRVGGSFAVWGGLFSAFDCTMVYVRQKEDPWNSIIAGAATGGFLQMRQGLAASTRSAIFGGVLLGLIEGAGIMLNKVLSAPQNLPMTMEEPVPGMTPGPVSGYPMGQLPGMTPPAPPAPEPSSGSSSWFGGLFGGGKKQEPAANSGSKTEILESFDTPTPMPSFEYK, translated from the coding sequence ATGGGCACTCCGGAAACGTCCAGGGAACCCTGTCCCGATCGGATCCTCGACGATGTCGGCGGCGCCTTTGGCATGGGCGCGGTCGGCGGCTCGGCTTTCCACTTCCTCAAGGGCATCTACAACTCCCCTAAGGGCGAGCGCCTCATCGGCGGCTCCCAAGCCGTGAGGATGAACGCGCCGCGGGTTGGTGGCAGCTTCGCCGTCTGGGGAGGCCTCTTCTCCGCCTTTGATTGCACCATGGTCTACGTCCGCCAGAAGGAGGATCCCTGGAATTCTATCATCGCTGGTGCCGCGACCGGCGGGTTCCTCCAGATGCGTCAGGGATTAGCCGCTTCCactcgatcggccatcttcggCGGCGTACTCTTGGGTCTCATTGAGGGAGCTGGGATCATGCTGAACAAGGTCCTGAGCGCTCCTCAAAATCTTCCAATGACGATGGAAGAGCCCGTGCCCGGCATGACTCCCGGTCCCGTATCCGGATATCCGATGGGTCAGTTACCTGGCATGACTCCGCCTGCGCCACCGGCGCCGGAGCCTTCTTCTGGTTCAAGTTCGTGGTTTGGAGGGTTGTTTGGCGGGGGAAAGAAGCAAGAACCGGCTGCGAATAGTGGAAGCAAGACGGAGATTTTGGAGAGCTTCGACACGCCTACACCGATGCCAAGTTTTGAGTACAAGTGA
- the LOC117925761 gene encoding probable 3-hydroxyisobutyrate dehydrogenase-like 1, mitochondrial — protein MPFLKLLLSLPLPLPHSPSTKIPLTSISIVAHLRRSMATAAVAEPVSPSNTRVGWIGTGVMGRSMCAHLMKAGYTVTIFNRTISKAQPLLDMGAHRASSPLALASQSDVVFSIVGFPSDVRSVLLDPSSGALSGLRPGGVLVDMTTSDPSLAAEIASSAASKGCFSVDAPVSGGDRGAKNATLAIFAGGDESVVRRLNPLFSHLGKVNYMGGPGKGQYAKLANQITIASTMLGLIEGMMYAYKSGLDVALFLNAISTGAAGSKSLDLYGSRILKRDFEAGFFVNHFIKDLGICLIECQKMGLSLPGLALAQQLYLSLKAHGEGNLGTQALILTLERLNNVTLPPSSAPSS, from the coding sequence ATGCCATTCCTAAAGCTGTTGCTCTCACTCCCACTCCCACTCCCCCACTCCCCATCCACCAAAATCCCCCTCACCTCCATTTCAATCGTCGCCCATCTCCGCCGATCCATGGCCACTGCTGCTGTCGCCGAGCCCGTTTCACCGTCCAACACCCGCGTCGGCTGGATTGGAACCGGCGTGATGGGGCGGTCGATGTGCGCTCATCTGATGAAAGCGGGTTATACTGTAACCATCTTCAACCGCACCATCTCCAAGGCACAACCCCTCCTCGACATGGGGGCTCACCGCGCCTCCTCTCCTCTCGCTCTCGCCTCCCAATCCGACGTCGTTTTCTCCATTGTCGGCTTCCCCTCCGACGTCCGCTCCGTCCTCCTCGACCCCTCCTCTGGCGCCCTCTCCGGACTCCGCCCCGGTGGAGTCCTCGTCGACATGACCACCTCTGATCCTTCACTCGCAGCCGAAATCGCCTCCTCTGCTGCCTCCAAGGGCTGCTTCTCAGTTGATGCCCCCGTCTCCGGCGGAGACCGGGGCGCCAAGAACGCCACCCTTGCTATCTTCGCCGGCGGGGACGAGTCCGTCGTCAGGCGCCTGAATCCCTTATTTTCCCATCTGGGCAAGGTTAACTACATGGGTGGCCCTGGAAAAGGGCAATACGCGAAGCTCGCGAACCAAATCACCATAGCTTCGACTATGCTTGGACTGATAGAAGGGATGATGTATGCTTACAAGTCTGGTCTCGATGTGGCTTTGTTTTTGAACGCAATTTCCACCGGCGCTGCCGGCTCAAAGTCGTTGGATTTGTATGGGAGTAGGATTTTGAAGAGGGATTTCGAGGCTGGTTTCTTTGTGAACCACTTTATTAAGGATTTGGGGATATGTTTGATTGAGTGTCAAAAAATGGGGCTTTCTCTTCCTGGTTTGGCACTCGCTCAGCAGCTCTATCTCTCACTCAAGGCTCATGGGGAGGGCAATTTGGGTACCCAAGCTCTTATCTTGACGCTTGAGCGTCTTAATAACGTTACTCTTCCACCTTCTTCTGCTCCTTCATCTTAG